Proteins found in one Solitalea lacus genomic segment:
- a CDS encoding general stress protein CsbD, with protein sequence MEETKSTGTFGQGKWFEQKAKLIAKFPVLTEADVHYEQGNREEMLRKIEAKLGKTKEELNLIIQEL encoded by the coding sequence ATGGAAGAAACCAAATCAACAGGAACGTTCGGACAAGGAAAATGGTTTGAACAAAAAGCTAAGCTTATTGCAAAGTTTCCTGTTTTAACAGAAGCCGATGTTCACTACGAACAGGGTAATAGAGAAGAAATGTTGAGAAAGATTGAAGCCAAATTGGGTAAAACCAAAGAGGAATTAAATTTAATTATTCAAGAACTATAA
- a CDS encoding cupin domain-containing protein — protein sequence MSKGEQKMDSDEVEKSKALIIVEIIEYLSNAVVSKTIIKKSTGNISVLSFDTGEMLTEKISPFDTFAQIIEGNAEVIIDGKLNLLETGQSIIIPAHSPNSIKANERFKMILTVIKSGYE from the coding sequence GTGAGTAAAGGAGAACAGAAGATGGACAGCGATGAAGTTGAAAAATCAAAAGCACTCATCATTGTTGAAATAATAGAGTACTTATCGAATGCGGTTGTAAGCAAAACAATCATCAAGAAGTCGACCGGCAATATTAGTGTACTTTCATTTGATACCGGCGAAATGCTGACTGAAAAAATTTCTCCATTTGATACGTTTGCACAAATAATAGAAGGCAATGCGGAAGTAATTATCGATGGTAAGTTGAACTTATTAGAGACAGGGCAATCGATTATTATACCTGCACACTCACCCAATAGTATAAAAGCAAATGAGCGCTTTAAAATGATATTAACGGTTATAAAAAGTGGCTATGAATAA
- a CDS encoding lmo0937 family membrane protein — MGNLLYILAVLLIIGWLVGFFAFHAGGLIHILLVIALVAIIIRVLQGKPVV; from the coding sequence ATGGGAAATTTATTGTATATACTGGCTGTACTATTAATAATAGGATGGCTAGTTGGTTTTTTTGCTTTTCATGCAGGTGGTCTCATTCACATTCTGTTAGTTATTGCTTTAGTTGCAATAATTATAAGGGTTTTGCAGGGCAAACCTGTCGTTTAA
- a CDS encoding IS1634 family transposase, whose protein sequence is MLRIRTVTTASGAKAVQVIYYYKRKRVVYKHIGSGRSEAEVESLMLVAQDFIDNYTPSLPFKEETKFDNLIFLDRAQFLGVHYTFLYEVLSKVVNKVGLSYIKKPLLLDLVIMRILEPASKLRSIELMDTYFGIRHRRQSFYKSARDWLELKQDVEQIVVAFAKSSYAFNFELLFYDVTTLYFETFEEDELRENGFSKDNKSQQPQILVALMVTKEGFPVSYEVFSGSTFEGHTILPVVQKFIRKHGVANFTIVADAAMISSVNVQALVESNINYIVGARLGNLSSPLIEQIDRSLKREDGHSIRIKTDNGYLICSYSAVRYKKDKYEMEKQIQKAETIIQTPSKGKKTKFTKSRGEVLELNRTLIQKTKKLLGIKGYYTNLEESVADNNTIIGHYHELYRIEQAFRISKSDLQTRPIFHYKEEPINLHLLVCFMSLVVSKHIELSTEVSIKKFVTELKKVTDARMVNGITGKEIRIRAKITPLIEKLVQNLKLPH, encoded by the coding sequence ATGCTACGAATTCGAACTGTTACGACTGCCTCAGGAGCAAAGGCTGTTCAGGTAATTTATTATTATAAGCGAAAAAGGGTAGTCTACAAGCATATCGGTTCAGGAAGGTCAGAGGCGGAAGTCGAATCTCTTATGTTGGTCGCGCAGGATTTCATCGACAATTACACACCGAGCTTGCCGTTCAAGGAGGAAACAAAGTTTGACAATTTGATTTTCCTGGACAGAGCGCAGTTTTTAGGTGTACATTATACCTTTTTATATGAAGTACTTTCGAAAGTCGTCAACAAGGTCGGTCTATCCTATATCAAGAAACCACTATTGTTGGATCTTGTCATTATGCGGATCTTAGAGCCTGCTTCAAAATTGCGATCTATAGAGCTGATGGATACCTATTTTGGCATTCGTCATCGAAGGCAGAGCTTTTATAAGTCAGCCAGGGATTGGCTGGAGCTGAAGCAGGATGTCGAACAGATCGTTGTTGCCTTCGCAAAGAGCAGCTACGCGTTCAATTTCGAGCTGTTGTTCTATGATGTAACCACCTTGTATTTCGAGACTTTTGAGGAAGACGAGCTCAGGGAGAATGGCTTCTCTAAAGACAATAAATCACAACAACCCCAGATATTGGTTGCTTTGATGGTGACCAAAGAAGGCTTCCCTGTATCCTATGAGGTGTTCTCCGGCAGCACATTTGAGGGGCACACGATCCTTCCCGTCGTACAGAAGTTCATCCGCAAGCATGGCGTTGCCAATTTTACCATCGTCGCAGATGCGGCCATGATAAGTTCGGTCAATGTCCAGGCATTGGTCGAAAGTAATATCAATTATATCGTAGGTGCAAGACTGGGGAATCTTTCGAGTCCCTTGATCGAACAAATCGATCGCTCTCTCAAGAGAGAAGACGGCCATAGCATCAGGATAAAAACCGATAATGGATATCTGATATGCAGTTATTCGGCAGTACGATACAAAAAAGATAAGTACGAAATGGAAAAGCAGATACAGAAAGCAGAAACGATTATCCAGACTCCCTCAAAGGGTAAGAAGACAAAGTTTACCAAATCGAGAGGCGAAGTATTAGAACTCAACCGTACGCTGATCCAAAAAACGAAAAAATTGTTGGGAATAAAAGGGTATTACACTAATCTGGAAGAAAGTGTTGCTGACAACAATACGATAATAGGGCATTATCACGAACTGTACAGGATTGAACAGGCTTTTAGGATATCTAAAAGCGATCTTCAGACCAGACCAATTTTCCATTACAAAGAAGAGCCTATAAACCTTCACTTATTGGTCTGCTTCATGTCGCTAGTAGTATCCAAACATATTGAATTGTCAACCGAAGTATCTATAAAAAAGTTCGTAACCGAATTGAAAAAGGTCACGGACGCCAGGATGGTGAATGGAATTACAGGGAAGGAAATACGCATTAGGGCCAAAATAACGCCGTTAATCGAAAAATTGGTGCAAAATCTAAAACTGCCGCACTAA
- a CDS encoding cation:proton antiporter — MGVLQLITLLILVSAGISYINQRFIKLPGTIGIVAISVVLSVIIVIVGKTNNELAAKIRAASDSMNFSSILLDVMLGFLLFASALHFDYQKLRKQQWSVFALSTLGVLLSTLLFGTFLYHLSGLFGINLSLIYCFIFGALISPTDPIAVGSILKRSKISEKLSTVIAGESLFNDAVGLLLYILLLELVHKPDVVISFNTIAGLLIHEVLGGIVIGLVIGYVGYMLIKSIKDFQTILLISIALVLGISMLAGFFNASVPLASVTAGLIIGNNSFHEDKVSDDFLLRIWKLIDEVLNTILFAMIGLQMVAMPFLREYWMLSIFAIMIILIARIISVSLPALFLLGKINFNNLFILSWAGLRGGISIAMALSLPDSPYKEGILSGCYFIVLFSIIVQGLSLNKLITVLKDREV, encoded by the coding sequence ATGGGTGTACTACAACTTATAACCCTGCTCATACTTGTAAGCGCAGGGATTTCCTATATCAACCAGCGCTTTATCAAGCTGCCGGGAACCATAGGCATTGTAGCAATTTCCGTAGTACTTTCTGTAATTATTGTAATTGTCGGTAAAACAAATAACGAACTCGCGGCTAAGATCAGAGCGGCCTCGGACAGCATGAATTTTTCGAGTATCCTGCTTGATGTAATGCTTGGTTTCCTACTTTTTGCCAGTGCATTGCATTTTGATTACCAAAAATTAAGGAAACAGCAATGGTCTGTTTTTGCGCTAAGCACTTTAGGTGTTCTGCTTTCAACATTGTTGTTTGGGACATTCCTATATCATCTTTCTGGCTTGTTTGGCATCAACCTCTCGCTGATCTATTGTTTTATTTTTGGCGCGCTGATTTCTCCCACTGACCCCATAGCTGTTGGGTCAATTCTAAAACGCTCTAAAATCTCGGAAAAACTGTCAACTGTTATTGCCGGGGAATCTCTTTTTAATGATGCAGTCGGATTGCTGTTGTATATACTCCTACTGGAACTGGTACATAAACCTGATGTAGTCATTAGTTTCAATACCATAGCAGGGCTGCTTATCCATGAAGTTTTGGGTGGAATAGTTATTGGGCTTGTCATTGGATATGTTGGGTATATGCTGATTAAATCAATTAAAGATTTTCAGACCATTTTGCTTATTTCCATAGCGTTAGTATTAGGCATTTCAATGCTTGCAGGTTTTTTTAATGCTTCTGTACCGCTTGCATCCGTAACAGCTGGCCTTATCATAGGCAACAATAGCTTTCATGAAGATAAAGTATCAGATGATTTCCTCTTACGAATCTGGAAACTCATAGATGAAGTACTCAATACCATCCTCTTTGCCATGATTGGCCTCCAGATGGTTGCCATGCCTTTTTTAAGGGAATATTGGATGTTAAGCATTTTTGCAATTATGATAATCCTTATTGCCAGAATTATAAGTGTGTCATTACCAGCACTCTTCCTCCTCGGGAAAATTAACTTCAACAACTTATTTATACTTAGTTGGGCAGGCCTTCGTGGTGGTATTTCTATTGCAATGGCATTATCATTACCAGATTCGCCTTACAAGGAAGGCATACTTTCGGGCTGCTACTTTATAGTGTTATTTTCTATAATTGTACAAGGATTGTCTTTAAACAAACTTATTACAGTTTTAAAAGACCGTGAAGTTTAA
- a CDS encoding helix-turn-helix domain-containing protein yields MILKAELEKLGLNYSQLELGEVEIKGGITEEQLKQLDKGLRKYELELMDDKRGILIEKIKSVIIELVHYTDEQLKVNLSDYLSEKLNYDYTYLANLFSEVQGITIEKFFIIHRIERVKELLVYDELSLTEISYKLHFSSVSHLSNQFKRITGLTPSYFKQLKHKRRGIVDLDNV; encoded by the coding sequence ATGATATTGAAAGCCGAATTGGAAAAGCTGGGTTTGAATTATTCCCAATTGGAATTAGGTGAAGTTGAAATTAAGGGGGGCATTACTGAAGAACAACTAAAACAGCTCGACAAAGGGCTGCGAAAATATGAGCTGGAGTTGATGGATGATAAGAGGGGTATACTCATTGAGAAAATTAAAAGTGTAATTATCGAACTTGTTCATTACACCGATGAACAATTAAAAGTAAACCTATCTGACTACCTAAGCGAAAAACTTAATTACGATTATACCTATTTAGCCAACCTTTTCTCTGAAGTGCAAGGTATCACTATTGAAAAATTCTTTATAATCCATCGTATTGAAAGGGTAAAAGAATTATTGGTGTATGATGAACTGAGTCTGACTGAAATTTCCTATAAGCTGCATTTTAGTAGCGTTTCCCACCTTTCTAACCAATTTAAAAGAATCACCGGATTAACTCCTTCCTATTTTAAACAATTAAAACATAAAAGACGGGGCATAGTAGACCTTGATAATGTGTGA
- the pyrF gene encoding orotidine-5'-phosphate decarboxylase, whose amino-acid sequence MTKEQLFENILKKRSFLCVGLDTDITKIPKHLLKYDNPVVEFNKQIIEATAEYCVAYKPNTAFYESRGVIGWQDLLATMNLIPQDIFTIADAKRGDIGNTSAMYARAFFSKEESGFDFDSVTVAPYMGVDSVSPFLGFENKWVILLALTSNEGSKDFQFSSLNGDEKLYEKVIKRAHTWAGAERLMFVVGATRASELQAIRAIAPDNFLLVPGVGAQGGSLQEVAQFGMNSTCGLLVNSSRGIIYASTGEDFAEKARIEAKKLRDEMDILLDKYLG is encoded by the coding sequence ATGACCAAAGAACAGCTTTTTGAAAATATTCTTAAAAAAAGATCTTTTTTGTGTGTTGGGCTTGATACAGATATTACAAAAATACCCAAACATTTACTGAAATACGACAATCCGGTAGTGGAGTTTAATAAGCAAATTATTGAAGCGACTGCCGAGTATTGTGTAGCGTATAAACCCAATACAGCATTTTATGAAAGTAGAGGTGTGATCGGATGGCAAGATTTGCTGGCTACCATGAACCTGATTCCTCAAGATATTTTCACTATTGCTGATGCCAAAAGAGGTGATATTGGAAATACTTCGGCCATGTATGCTCGTGCTTTTTTTAGCAAAGAAGAGTCGGGGTTTGACTTTGATTCAGTTACAGTAGCTCCTTATATGGGTGTTGATAGTGTAAGTCCTTTTTTAGGTTTTGAAAATAAATGGGTAATACTACTTGCTTTAACTTCTAATGAAGGCAGCAAAGATTTTCAATTTTCATCATTAAACGGAGATGAAAAACTATATGAAAAGGTGATTAAAAGAGCACATACCTGGGCTGGGGCAGAAAGATTGATGTTTGTGGTAGGTGCTACACGTGCCAGTGAATTACAAGCTATCCGTGCAATTGCTCCCGATAACTTTCTATTGGTGCCAGGTGTTGGTGCCCAAGGAGGAAGCTTGCAGGAAGTTGCCCAATTTGGCATGAACTCAACTTGCGGCCTATTGGTCAATTCTTCAAGAGGAATCATATATGCTTCAACAGGAGAAGATTTTGCTGAGAAGGCTAGGATAGAGGCTAAAAAGTTGAGAGATGAAATGGATATTTTATTAGATAAATATTTAGGTTAA
- the rho gene encoding transcription termination factor Rho, producing MYDIIELNDKLVSELREIAKGLGIPDFDELRKQELIYRILDSQAISSISTGSSDEAETESVPDADIEGDEPIFDDDSLKEVSKRKRITRKVAKEPEKVVYGGKTTPTEPLAAIPESPTTPTAPTAPTAPTAPEESKTDNRIQRRRTEPSSNDRGPRQQAAQSQQSTPITRTSLESNALSTVDFENVIVNEGVLEIMPDGYGFLRSADYNYLTSPDDIYVSQSQIKLFGLKTGDTVRGSIRPPKEGEKYFPLVRVESINGRVPAEVRDRVPFDYLTPLFPYERLNLFTNTGNYSTRIMDMFTPIGKGQRGMIVAQPKTGKTSLLKDVANSIAENHPEVYLIILLIDERPEEVTDMARNVKAEVISSTFDEPAERHVKIANIVLEKAKRMVECGHDVVILLDSITRLARAYNTVQPASGKILSGGVDANALHKPKRFFGAARKIENGGSLTILATALIDTGSKMDEVIFEEFKGTGNMELQLDRKLSNKRIYPAIDLTASSTRREDLLLDKDMLQRIWILRNHLADMTSQEAMEFMLSRMKGTKSNEEFMVSMNG from the coding sequence ATGTACGACATTATTGAACTGAACGACAAGCTCGTTTCGGAGCTTAGAGAGATTGCTAAAGGACTTGGAATTCCTGATTTTGACGAATTAAGGAAACAGGAGTTAATTTATCGTATCCTTGATAGTCAGGCTATTTCAAGTATCAGCACGGGCAGTTCTGATGAAGCTGAAACAGAATCGGTTCCAGATGCAGATATCGAGGGAGATGAACCAATTTTTGATGACGATTCGCTCAAAGAAGTTTCAAAACGTAAGCGCATCACTCGTAAAGTTGCCAAAGAGCCCGAAAAAGTGGTTTACGGAGGCAAAACAACGCCGACAGAACCCTTAGCCGCTATCCCAGAAAGCCCAACCACACCAACTGCACCAACTGCTCCAACTGCACCAACTGCTCCAGAAGAATCCAAAACAGATAATCGCATACAGCGCCGTCGCACTGAGCCTTCTTCTAATGATAGAGGCCCGAGACAACAGGCAGCTCAATCACAACAATCCACCCCAATTACTCGTACTAGTTTAGAATCTAATGCATTATCAACTGTTGATTTTGAAAATGTTATTGTAAACGAGGGTGTATTGGAAATTATGCCTGACGGGTATGGTTTCCTACGTTCTGCCGATTATAACTATTTAACCTCACCTGATGATATTTATGTATCTCAGTCTCAAATAAAACTATTTGGTTTAAAAACCGGCGATACCGTTAGAGGTAGTATTCGTCCACCAAAAGAAGGAGAAAAATATTTTCCTTTAGTGCGTGTTGAATCTATTAATGGTCGTGTTCCGGCTGAAGTTCGTGATCGCGTTCCATTTGATTACCTGACACCACTTTTCCCTTATGAGCGTTTAAATTTATTTACTAATACAGGCAATTACTCAACCCGTATTATGGATATGTTTACACCAATTGGTAAAGGGCAACGTGGTATGATTGTAGCACAGCCTAAAACTGGTAAAACATCATTATTAAAAGATGTTGCTAATTCAATTGCCGAAAACCATCCTGAAGTTTATCTGATTATCTTGTTAATTGATGAACGTCCGGAAGAGGTTACAGACATGGCTCGTAACGTAAAAGCTGAAGTTATTTCTTCAACTTTTGACGAACCGGCTGAACGTCATGTTAAAATTGCTAACATCGTACTTGAAAAAGCTAAACGCATGGTAGAGTGTGGTCATGATGTAGTAATCCTTCTTGACTCTATTACACGCTTAGCGCGCGCTTACAATACCGTACAGCCTGCTTCGGGCAAAATTTTATCGGGCGGTGTTGATGCCAACGCATTACACAAACCTAAACGTTTCTTCGGTGCGGCACGTAAAATAGAAAATGGAGGTTCTTTAACCATTTTAGCAACTGCCTTAATTGATACCGGATCGAAAATGGATGAGGTAATCTTTGAAGAATTTAAAGGAACCGGTAACATGGAGTTACAGTTAGATCGCAAGCTTTCTAACAAACGTATTTATCCTGCTATTGACCTTACCGCTTCAAGTACCCGTCGCGAAGATCTTTTATTAGATAAAGATATGTTGCAGCGTATCTGGATTTTACGTAATCACTTAGCCGATATGACTTCGCAAGAGGCAATGGAATTCATGCTTTCTCGCATGAAAGGCACCAAGTCAAACGAAGAATTTATGGTTTCTATGAACGGATAA
- the pssA gene encoding CDP-diacylglycerol--serine O-phosphatidyltransferase, with translation MKKHIPNFITCLNLFTGCIAAYYALKAHEIAELEVVTYLMLIAAFFDFIDGFVARLVNAHSAIGKELDSLADMVSFGFVPGAILFSILNYALAPEVKYLAFSGFIVTVFSALRLAKFNVDERQGDRFIGVPTPINAIFIGSLPFIIDGYPIVYWILEHPPYFIFILIIVQSYLLVCELPLIALKFKSFDWEVNKLRYILIISSVVFIILFKFAAVPLILLVYILLSLIQYKLSS, from the coding sequence ATGAAAAAACACATTCCTAATTTTATTACTTGCTTAAATTTATTCACTGGGTGTATTGCTGCTTATTATGCATTAAAGGCCCATGAAATAGCTGAGTTGGAAGTGGTAACCTACTTAATGTTGATTGCTGCTTTCTTTGATTTTATTGACGGATTTGTCGCAAGATTAGTAAATGCACATTCAGCTATTGGAAAAGAATTGGACTCACTAGCTGACATGGTGAGCTTTGGCTTTGTGCCGGGGGCCATTCTTTTTAGCATTTTAAATTATGCTTTAGCGCCAGAGGTAAAATACCTTGCTTTTTCAGGTTTTATTGTAACCGTATTTTCAGCACTACGATTAGCCAAGTTTAATGTTGATGAGCGTCAAGGTGATCGGTTTATAGGTGTACCTACTCCTATAAATGCCATATTTATTGGCTCATTGCCATTTATAATAGATGGATATCCGATTGTGTACTGGATTTTAGAGCATCCGCCTTACTTCATTTTCATATTAATAATTGTGCAGAGCTATCTATTAGTTTGTGAGCTGCCATTAATTGCGTTGAAATTTAAGTCGTTCGACTGGGAAGTAAATAAACTGAGGTATATTTTAATAATCTCTTCGGTGGTGTTCATCATTTTGTTTAAATTTGCCGCCGTTCCGCTGATACTATTGGTTTACATCCTATTATCGCTGATACAATATAAACTTTCATCATAA
- the purS gene encoding phosphoribosylformylglycinamidine synthase subunit PurS, translating into MKFIAEIDVMPLKEILDPQGKAVTGSMKNLGLSEIHNVRIGKHVTLEIEAENEAVAKEKVDTACKKLLANLIMEQYHFTLHQA; encoded by the coding sequence ATGAAATTTATCGCCGAAATTGACGTAATGCCCCTTAAAGAAATCCTTGATCCACAAGGAAAAGCTGTAACCGGAAGTATGAAAAACTTAGGTTTAAGCGAAATTCATAATGTGCGTATCGGAAAGCATGTTACGTTGGAAATTGAAGCCGAAAATGAGGCAGTGGCAAAAGAAAAAGTTGATACTGCCTGCAAAAAGTTACTTGCAAACTTAATTATGGAGCAATATCACTTCACATTGCACCAAGCATAA
- the folK gene encoding 2-amino-4-hydroxy-6-hydroxymethyldihydropteridine diphosphokinase, protein MNDLYILLGGNLGNRKENLEKAIKLINERVGGIEKCSSLFQTAAWGKTDQPDFLNQAIKVNPKKSDVSVILSDLLLIEQELGRKRIEHWGARVIDIDILLFGNEIVNTQRLTIPHPQLPNRRFALIPLNEIASDVIHPVFHKTIANLLLECKDGLEVIQIK, encoded by the coding sequence ATGAACGATCTATATATCTTATTGGGAGGAAACTTAGGAAATCGTAAGGAAAATCTGGAAAAAGCAATTAAGCTTATTAATGAAAGGGTTGGGGGTATAGAAAAATGCTCGTCGTTATTTCAAACGGCGGCATGGGGTAAAACAGATCAACCTGATTTTTTGAACCAGGCAATAAAGGTAAATCCGAAAAAGAGTGATGTTTCCGTTATTTTAAGTGATTTATTATTAATTGAACAAGAACTCGGACGCAAGCGAATAGAGCATTGGGGAGCAAGGGTAATTGATATAGATATTTTGTTGTTTGGAAATGAAATTGTTAATACTCAGCGATTAACTATTCCGCATCCGCAGTTGCCCAACCGAAGATTTGCATTAATTCCTTTAAACGAAATAGCAAGTGACGTTATTCATCCGGTTTTTCATAAAACTATTGCAAACTTACTTTTGGAATGTAAGGATGGATTGGAAGTGATTCAGATAAAATAA
- the sppA gene encoding signal peptide peptidase SppA, producing the protein MAQFFKFVFASMVGTFITLVLAAILFVAIIIGVVNSASKEKNVQVHENSILALNFDYEIPERTPADPFSDYNYNEMQSKNTVGLDDILVGIKNAKEDDKIKGIYINTTSVGAGFATVEEIRNALIDFKKSKKFIVAYSEYYTQKGYYLASVADKVYLNPVGEIEFKGFGSQIMFLKGALEKLEIEAQVIKVGTYKSAVEPFILDKMSDANRLQTNSFLGSMYSHFLSKIGQSRNITPDSLRGIANRLLIQRAEDALKFNLADGLKYKDEVIDELKNRSNIAEDDDLNVISLRKYKSAETSKTDLPSDRIAVVYASGDIIGGEGNDNTIGSERISRAIREVREDKKVKAIVLRVNSPGGSALASDVIWREVELARKAKPVVVSMGDYAASGGYYISCAASKILAQPNTITGSIGVFGIIPNAQKFFNNKLGVTFDGVKTGEYADMGSISRPLTESERAILQAQVNNTYNIFTKKVANGRKKGQQSIDSIGQGRVWSGIEALRIGLVDKLGGINDAVAEAAKLAKLTSYRTVSYPSQKSIFESFFGNVTDDIQTSLLKKELGDEYKIYQKIKQVSQLKGIQARMPFELSIN; encoded by the coding sequence ATGGCTCAATTCTTCAAATTCGTTTTTGCTTCAATGGTTGGTACTTTCATTACTCTTGTTTTAGCAGCCATACTTTTTGTTGCTATCATTATTGGAGTAGTTAATTCAGCCAGTAAGGAAAAAAACGTTCAAGTTCATGAGAACTCAATTCTAGCTTTAAATTTCGATTATGAAATTCCTGAACGTACCCCAGCCGATCCGTTTTCTGACTATAACTATAACGAAATGCAAAGTAAGAATACAGTTGGTTTAGATGATATTTTGGTAGGGATTAAAAATGCAAAAGAAGACGACAAAATTAAAGGTATTTACATCAATACAACATCGGTAGGTGCTGGTTTTGCAACTGTTGAAGAAATCAGAAACGCACTTATCGATTTTAAAAAGTCTAAAAAATTTATTGTAGCCTATAGCGAGTATTACACCCAAAAAGGATACTATTTAGCTTCAGTTGCCGATAAAGTTTATTTGAACCCTGTTGGCGAAATTGAATTTAAAGGCTTTGGAAGTCAGATTATGTTTTTGAAAGGAGCTCTTGAAAAGCTTGAAATTGAAGCTCAAGTAATTAAAGTTGGCACCTATAAAAGTGCTGTAGAGCCATTTATTTTGGATAAAATGAGTGATGCCAACAGATTACAAACCAACTCATTTCTTGGGTCGATGTACAGTCACTTTCTTTCTAAAATTGGCCAATCGCGCAATATCACGCCTGATTCATTGCGTGGAATTGCTAATCGACTATTAATTCAAAGGGCCGAAGATGCTTTAAAATTCAACCTGGCTGACGGTTTAAAATATAAAGACGAGGTTATTGATGAATTAAAAAATCGTTCAAATATCGCTGAAGATGACGACCTGAACGTGATCAGCTTAAGAAAATACAAAAGCGCTGAAACAAGCAAAACTGATTTACCATCAGATCGAATTGCTGTAGTTTACGCATCAGGGGATATTATTGGAGGTGAAGGTAATGATAACACTATTGGTTCGGAACGAATTTCAAGAGCAATACGTGAAGTACGCGAGGATAAAAAAGTTAAAGCTATTGTTTTACGTGTAAACTCTCCTGGAGGAAGCGCTTTAGCTTCAGATGTTATTTGGCGTGAGGTTGAATTAGCCAGAAAAGCTAAACCGGTTGTTGTTTCTATGGGCGATTATGCTGCCTCTGGAGGATATTATATTTCATGCGCTGCATCTAAAATTCTAGCTCAGCCTAATACGATCACAGGATCAATTGGAGTATTCGGAATTATTCCTAATGCACAAAAGTTTTTCAACAATAAATTGGGTGTTACTTTTGATGGTGTTAAAACCGGTGAATATGCCGATATGGGCAGTATAAGCCGTCCTTTAACTGAATCTGAAAGAGCAATACTTCAGGCTCAGGTGAATAATACTTATAATATTTTCACAAAAAAGGTAGCCAATGGACGTAAAAAAGGACAGCAAAGCATCGATAGTATTGGTCAGGGAAGGGTTTGGAGTGGCATTGAAGCATTACGGATTGGATTGGTGGACAAATTAGGTGGAATAAATGATGCAGTAGCAGAAGCTGCTAAATTGGCAAAACTTACTTCGTACAGAACAGTGTCTTATCCTAGCCAGAAATCCATATTTGAAAGCTTTTTTGGTAACGTAACCGATGATATTCAAACCTCACTACTTAAAAAAGAGTTGGGTGATGAGTATAAAATCTATCAAAAAATTAAACAAGTATCTCAGCTTAAAGGAATTCAAGCCCGTATGCCATTTGAATTATCAATTAATTAA
- a CDS encoding OsmC family protein — protein sequence MKRTATAIWKGSGKEGHGILSTQSTVLDNTQYSFNSRFADGVGTNPEELVAAAHAGCFSMKLSFSLNEAGFTADEIHTDCAISFENGAIVESHLTLRAKVPGISADKFAECAEDAEKNCPISKLLNTKITLEAQLI from the coding sequence ATGAAACGTACCGCAACTGCTATTTGGAAAGGCTCTGGTAAAGAAGGTCACGGAATCCTTTCAACTCAAAGTACTGTATTAGATAATACGCAATATTCATTTAATAGTCGCTTCGCCGATGGTGTAGGCACTAACCCTGAAGAATTGGTGGCAGCTGCTCATGCCGGATGCTTTAGCATGAAGTTGAGCTTTTCTTTAAATGAAGCAGGTTTTACAGCTGATGAAATTCATACTGATTGTGCAATTTCATTTGAAAATGGGGCAATCGTTGAAAGTCATTTAACTTTAAGGGCAAAAGTTCCGGGTATCAGTGCAGATAAATTTGCTGAATGCGCTGAAGACGCTGAGAAAAACTGTCCAATTTCAAAACTACTAAACACTAAGATTACATTAGAAGCTCAATTGATATAG